One stretch of Mycolicibacterium fallax DNA includes these proteins:
- a CDS encoding lysylphosphatidylglycerol synthase transmembrane domain-containing protein, whose protein sequence is MANTVHQRDTSRRRYWWLRWAIFGTVVAVLAVEATLVWDQLAQAWRSLRDANPAWVLAAAVAAMMSMHSFAQIQRELLKSAGVRVRQWRSEAAFYAGNALSTTLPGGPVLSATFIYRQQRMWGASPLVASWQLVMSGALQVVGLAVIGLTGAFMLGAKSNPFSLLFTVGGCVLLLLLAQAVATRRELLEGIGVRVLGWINELRNRPVEAGRERWSAMLRQLEAVKLRRGELATAFGWSLFNWIADVTCLLFAAYAAGGHPSLAGVTVAYAAARAVGAIPLMPGGLLVVEAVLVPGLVSSGMSLPDAISAMLIYRLVSWIFISAIGWVVFFFNFRTESHVDLDDAPGSGTDPRGHRD, encoded by the coding sequence GTGGCGAACACGGTGCACCAGCGCGACACCTCGCGCCGCCGGTACTGGTGGCTGCGCTGGGCGATCTTCGGCACGGTCGTCGCGGTGCTCGCCGTGGAGGCCACCCTGGTGTGGGACCAGCTGGCCCAGGCCTGGCGCAGTCTGCGCGACGCCAACCCGGCCTGGGTCCTCGCCGCCGCGGTGGCCGCGATGATGTCGATGCACAGTTTCGCCCAGATCCAGCGCGAACTGCTCAAGTCCGCCGGCGTCCGGGTGCGGCAGTGGCGTTCGGAGGCGGCCTTCTACGCCGGGAACGCGCTGTCCACCACGCTGCCCGGCGGGCCGGTGCTGTCGGCGACGTTCATCTATCGGCAGCAGCGGATGTGGGGCGCCTCACCACTGGTGGCGTCCTGGCAGCTGGTGATGTCGGGCGCCCTGCAGGTGGTCGGGCTGGCGGTGATCGGGCTGACCGGCGCGTTCATGCTCGGCGCCAAGAGCAACCCGTTCTCGCTGCTGTTCACCGTCGGCGGCTGCGTGCTGCTGCTGCTGTTGGCCCAGGCCGTCGCCACCCGCCGGGAGCTGCTGGAGGGCATCGGGGTGCGGGTGCTGGGCTGGATCAACGAGCTGCGCAACCGGCCCGTCGAGGCCGGCCGGGAGCGCTGGAGCGCGATGCTGCGCCAGCTGGAGGCGGTGAAGCTGCGCCGCGGTGAGCTCGCCACCGCGTTCGGCTGGTCACTGTTCAACTGGATCGCCGACGTCACCTGCCTGCTGTTCGCCGCCTACGCCGCCGGCGGCCACCCGTCGTTGGCCGGGGTGACGGTCGCCTACGCGGCGGCCCGCGCGGTCGGCGCGATCCCGCTGATGCCGGGCGGTCTGCTGGTGGTCGAGGCGGTGCTGGTGCCCGGCCTGGTGTCCAGCGGCATGTCACTGCCCGACGCCATCTCGGCGATGCTGATCTACCGCCTGGTCAGCTGGATCTTCATCTCGGCGATCGGTTGGGTGGTGTTCTTCTTCAATTTCCGCACCGAGAGCCACGTCGACCTGGACGACGCACCCGGCTCGGGCACCGACCCCCGCGGCCACCGGGACTGA
- a CDS encoding AI-2E family transporter, whose product MPAVSVLDDESVTPAVRKAAAWAWRLLVLLAAVLAGLWVISRLKVIVVPVLIATMLTALLLPAVDALERRRVPRGAAVALMLLGGLATLGGLLAFVVGQFVKGLPDLVEQVTRSIDSAQRWLMEGPLHLSIEQIDTAGNSAVEALRNNQARLTSGALSTAATVTEIVTGALLVMFALLFFLHGGRAIWAFVVRMFPAGVRDRVSDAGRAGFGSLIGYVRATFLVALVDAVGIGVGLAIMTVPLALPLASLVFLGAFIPLVGAVVTGFLAVVVALLTKGMVYALLTFALIIAVQQLEAHVLQPVVMGRAVSIHPLAVVLGIAGGAVLAGIVGALLAVPIIAFLNSATRVLLADDPAAEEAKIDAIRGPMISEGAVDPPDDE is encoded by the coding sequence ATGCCCGCTGTTTCGGTGCTCGACGACGAATCTGTCACCCCCGCGGTGCGCAAGGCGGCGGCCTGGGCGTGGCGCCTGCTGGTGTTGCTGGCGGCGGTGCTGGCCGGGCTGTGGGTGATCAGCCGGCTGAAGGTGATCGTGGTGCCGGTGCTGATCGCCACCATGCTGACCGCGCTGCTGCTGCCGGCCGTCGACGCCCTGGAGCGCCGCCGGGTGCCGCGCGGCGCGGCCGTCGCGCTGATGCTGCTGGGTGGGCTGGCCACCCTCGGCGGGCTGCTGGCCTTCGTGGTCGGTCAGTTCGTCAAGGGCCTGCCCGATCTGGTCGAGCAGGTCACCCGCAGTATCGATTCGGCGCAGCGCTGGTTGATGGAGGGCCCGCTGCACCTGAGCATCGAGCAGATCGACACCGCGGGCAATTCCGCGGTCGAGGCGTTGCGGAACAACCAGGCGCGGCTGACCAGCGGCGCCCTGTCGACCGCGGCGACGGTGACCGAGATTGTCACCGGCGCCCTGCTGGTGATGTTCGCGCTGTTGTTCTTCCTGCACGGCGGCCGGGCGATCTGGGCGTTCGTGGTGCGGATGTTCCCGGCCGGGGTGCGCGATCGGGTCAGCGACGCGGGCCGGGCCGGCTTCGGGTCGCTGATCGGCTACGTGCGGGCGACCTTCCTGGTGGCGCTGGTCGACGCCGTCGGCATCGGCGTCGGCCTGGCGATCATGACGGTTCCGTTGGCGCTGCCGTTGGCGTCGCTGGTCTTCCTGGGCGCCTTCATTCCGCTGGTCGGCGCGGTCGTCACCGGATTCCTCGCCGTCGTCGTCGCACTGCTGACCAAGGGGATGGTGTACGCGCTGCTGACGTTCGCGCTGATCATCGCCGTGCAGCAGTTGGAGGCCCACGTGCTGCAGCCGGTGGTGATGGGCCGGGCGGTGTCGATCCACCCGTTGGCGGTGGTGCTCGGCATCGCCGGAGGCGCGGTGCTGGCCGGGATCGTCGGCGCGCTGCTCGCGGTGCCGATCATCGCGTTCCTCAACAGTGCCACGCGGGTGCTGCTGGCCGACGACCCCGCCGCCGAGGAGGCCAAGATCGACGCCATCCGCGGACCGATGATCTCCGAAGGCGCGGTCGATCCGCCCGACGACGAATAG
- a CDS encoding MMPL family transporter: protein MMRMSATLRTHRWLVFAGWLLALVPAVGLLLTGSNQLTGGGFEVSGSQSLHVQRTIEDHFPDEGASPLALVAAPRANATYADMTAAVAELERVAREAPNVTITPNPTQPPPQPDRPYVVSLRLDFNNTGAVDVARQLRQAIGVTGSEPGEHASGTVRLYVIGQGALGAAAQTSTKHDIAAAERWNLPIVLIVLIAVFGSLAAAAVPLILGICTVTVTMGVVYLLSQLTTMSVFVSSTVSMFGIALAVDYSLFILMRYREELRQGRTVPQATDAAMATSGLAVVLSGLTVIASLTGIYLIDTPVLASMATGAILAVVLSVLTSVTMTPAILATFGRSAARRSPLLQLSRRRGESEAMPFWSVWVRRVMRRPWLSALLATLALLLAAAPAFSMVLGNSMLRQFPASHEIRGGVNAAAEALGPGALGPVRVLLEFPDGIASAPDHAPLVDAVAAEMDRAINIVTVSPPVYGNDDHSVLLSGVLSVDPEDLAARRTVDWLRVQLPRVLAGGTGAVADASPVTVSVGGPTALIKDFDDRVDHTALRVLLFVSVIAFVMLLLAIRSVFLALKGVVMTVLSVAAAYGSLVVVFQWGWLEALGFQRLTSIDSTVPPLVLALTFGLSMDYEIFLLTRIRERFLLTGDTRDAVAYGVSTSARTITSAALIMIAVFIGFAFAGMPLVAQLGVACAVAIAVDATVVRLILVPALMVMFEQWNWWLPRWLDRILPSVDFEKPLPGVDGTEMVTFADDLPGLAASNADVRMVVKGAARLQRLAPDAITVADPLAFSGCAALDGRVRGGDGAALGGARSPLDARSPLDAAMPAAMTERITRPVHPVAVWRTRLAVALDALSAQSDDPVPELIRSQPVETASVQLPTGDRLRIPTCAETFRLKGYLLLSRNTRQDFAEFAELVESTDAETVADVLARMDEYYCGRWSECEPPGRPWVSTRLVRRLADPDPRDGPGGFAESAAPGSAAPGAAPPGSGTNAAAGRDWERIRERCLSVAVAMLEEAR from the coding sequence ATGATGCGGATGAGCGCCACCCTCCGCACCCACCGCTGGCTGGTCTTCGCCGGCTGGCTGTTGGCGCTCGTGCCGGCCGTGGGGTTGCTGCTGACCGGTTCCAACCAGCTGACCGGCGGCGGATTCGAGGTGTCGGGCTCCCAATCGCTGCACGTGCAGCGCACCATCGAGGACCACTTCCCCGACGAGGGCGCCTCGCCGCTGGCGTTGGTCGCCGCGCCGCGCGCCAACGCCACCTACGCCGACATGACCGCGGCGGTGGCCGAGTTGGAGCGGGTGGCCAGGGAGGCCCCCAACGTCACCATCACGCCGAACCCGACCCAGCCGCCGCCGCAACCGGACCGCCCCTACGTGGTGTCGCTGCGGCTGGATTTCAACAACACCGGCGCCGTCGACGTCGCCCGGCAACTGCGGCAGGCGATCGGGGTCACCGGATCCGAGCCCGGCGAGCACGCCTCGGGCACCGTCCGGCTCTACGTGATCGGCCAGGGCGCGCTCGGCGCGGCGGCGCAGACCAGCACCAAGCACGACATCGCCGCGGCCGAGCGGTGGAACCTGCCGATCGTGCTGATCGTGCTGATCGCGGTGTTCGGTTCGCTGGCTGCGGCCGCGGTGCCGCTGATCCTGGGCATCTGCACGGTCACCGTGACGATGGGGGTGGTCTATCTGCTCTCGCAGCTGACCACCATGAGCGTGTTCGTCTCCTCGACGGTGTCGATGTTCGGCATTGCGCTGGCCGTCGACTATTCACTGTTCATCCTGATGCGTTATCGGGAGGAACTGCGTCAGGGCCGCACGGTGCCGCAGGCCACCGACGCCGCGATGGCCACCTCGGGTCTGGCGGTGGTGTTGTCGGGGCTGACCGTGATCGCGTCGCTGACCGGCATCTACCTGATCGACACCCCGGTGCTCGCCTCGATGGCCACCGGCGCGATCCTCGCCGTGGTGCTGTCGGTGCTGACCTCGGTGACGATGACCCCGGCCATCCTGGCCACCTTCGGTCGCTCGGCGGCCCGGCGGTCCCCGCTGCTGCAGTTGTCCCGTCGGCGCGGCGAATCCGAGGCGATGCCGTTCTGGTCGGTGTGGGTCCGACGGGTGATGCGACGCCCCTGGCTGTCGGCGCTGCTGGCGACGTTGGCGTTGCTGCTGGCCGCGGCCCCGGCGTTCTCGATGGTGCTGGGCAACAGCATGCTGCGGCAGTTCCCGGCCAGCCACGAGATCCGCGGCGGGGTGAACGCCGCTGCCGAGGCGCTCGGTCCGGGCGCGCTGGGGCCGGTGCGGGTGCTGCTGGAGTTCCCCGACGGGATCGCCTCGGCGCCCGACCACGCGCCCCTGGTCGACGCCGTCGCCGCGGAGATGGACCGCGCCATCAACATCGTCACGGTCAGCCCGCCGGTGTACGGCAACGACGACCACTCGGTGCTGCTGTCCGGGGTGCTGTCGGTGGACCCGGAGGATCTGGCCGCCCGGCGCACGGTGGACTGGCTGCGCGTCCAGCTGCCCAGGGTGCTGGCCGGCGGAACCGGCGCCGTCGCCGACGCCAGCCCGGTGACCGTCTCGGTGGGCGGGCCGACGGCGCTGATCAAGGACTTCGACGACCGGGTCGATCACACCGCCCTGCGGGTGCTGTTGTTCGTCTCGGTGATCGCGTTCGTGATGCTGCTGCTGGCCATCCGCTCGGTGTTCCTGGCCCTCAAGGGCGTCGTGATGACGGTGCTCTCGGTCGCCGCCGCCTACGGCAGCCTGGTGGTGGTGTTCCAGTGGGGCTGGCTGGAGGCGCTCGGCTTCCAGCGGCTCACCTCCATCGACAGCACGGTCCCGCCGCTGGTGCTGGCGCTGACGTTCGGCCTGTCGATGGACTACGAGATCTTCCTGCTGACCCGGATCCGGGAGCGGTTCCTGCTGACCGGGGACACCCGCGACGCGGTCGCCTACGGCGTCTCGACCAGCGCCCGCACCATCACCAGTGCGGCGCTGATCATGATCGCGGTGTTCATCGGGTTCGCCTTCGCCGGCATGCCGCTGGTCGCCCAGCTCGGGGTGGCCTGCGCGGTGGCGATCGCCGTCGACGCGACCGTGGTCCGGCTGATCCTGGTCCCGGCGTTGATGGTGATGTTCGAGCAGTGGAACTGGTGGCTGCCGCGCTGGCTGGACAGGATCCTGCCGTCGGTCGACTTCGAGAAGCCGCTGCCCGGGGTCGACGGCACCGAGATGGTGACGTTCGCCGACGACCTGCCCGGCCTGGCGGCCTCCAACGCCGACGTCCGGATGGTGGTCAAGGGCGCGGCGCGGCTGCAGCGGCTGGCCCCCGACGCGATCACGGTGGCCGACCCGCTGGCGTTCAGCGGCTGCGCCGCGCTGGACGGGCGGGTCCGCGGTGGCGACGGGGCCGCCCTCGGCGGCGCCCGATCCCCGCTGGATGCCCGCTCCCCGCTGGATGCCGCGATGCCCGCGGCGATGACCGAGCGGATCACCCGGCCGGTGCATCCGGTGGCGGTGTGGCGCACCCGGCTGGCGGTGGCGCTGGACGCGCTGAGCGCCCAGTCCGACGACCCGGTGCCGGAGTTGATCCGCAGCCAGCCGGTCGAGACCGCCAGCGTGCAGTTGCCGACCGGGGACCGGCTGCGCATCCCAACCTGCGCGGAAACCTTCCGGCTGAAGGGATATCTGCTGCTCAGCCGCAATACTCGGCAGGATTTCGCGGAGTTCGCCGAGCTGGTCGAGTCCACCGACGCCGAGACGGTGGCGGACGTGCTGGCCCGGATGGACGAGTACTACTGTGGTCGATGGTCCGAATGCGAGCCGCCCGGCCGCCCCTGGGTGAGCACCCGGCTGGTCCGCCGGCTCGCCGACCCGGACCCGCGTGACGGACCCGGTGGATTCGCCGAGTCGGCAGCCCCCGGGTCGGCCGCCCCCGGGGCGGCGCCACCCGGGTCAGGCACGAACGCGGCCGCCGGTCGCGACTGGGAACGGATTCGGGAGCGCTGCCTGTCGGTGGCCGTGGCGATGCTTGAGGAAGCGAGGTGA
- a CDS encoding M13 family metallopeptidase: MTVASNPSGLDLRYVDVARRPQDDLFGHVNGRWLDSYEMPADRATDGAFRTLYDRAEEQVRELIDEAAAANAPAGTDQQRIGDLYASFSDADAVERRGLAPLLDELALIDAAADADALAATLGALARTGVGGGFGVYVDTDSKDSTRYLLHLSQSGLGLPDESYYRDDAHAAVLAEYPRHIARMLRLVFGDQYGAEDTAERIVALETKLAAAHWDVVRRRDAELSYNLRTFTELSDQATGFDWSGWLGGLGLDRQRAAELVLRQPDYLSAFAALWAGESLSDWQDWARWRIIHARAGFLTDALVSEDFAFYGRTLSGTEEIRDRWKRGVSLVESLMGEALGKLYVARHFPPGHKARMDELVGNLREAYRASITDLEWMTPQTRQRALAKLDRFTAKIGYPPKWRDYSAFEVARDDLYGNYRRGYAVNYDHELGKLGGPVDHDEWFMTPQTVNAYYNPGMNEIVFPAAILQPPFFDADADDAANYGGIGAVIGHEIGHGFDDQGAKYDGDGNLVDWWTDADRAEFGLRTAALISQYDEFSPAALGSEHHVNGAFTVGENIGDLGGLSIALLAYRLSLAGREAPVIDGLTGVQRVFFGWAQVWRTKSRDAEAIRRLATDPHSPPEFRCNGVIRNIDEFYEAFAVTADDELFLEPEHRVRIWS; this comes from the coding sequence GTGACGGTAGCTAGCAATCCCTCGGGCCTGGACCTTCGGTACGTCGACGTGGCGCGCCGACCGCAAGACGACCTGTTCGGTCACGTCAACGGCCGGTGGCTGGACTCCTACGAGATGCCGGCCGACCGCGCCACCGACGGGGCCTTCCGCACCCTCTACGACCGGGCCGAGGAGCAGGTCCGCGAGCTGATCGACGAGGCGGCCGCCGCGAACGCGCCGGCCGGCACCGATCAGCAGCGCATCGGCGACCTGTACGCCAGCTTCTCCGACGCCGATGCGGTCGAGCGCCGCGGCCTGGCCCCGCTGCTCGACGAGCTGGCGCTGATCGATGCGGCGGCCGACGCCGACGCCCTGGCCGCCACCCTCGGCGCCCTGGCCCGCACCGGGGTCGGCGGCGGCTTCGGGGTGTACGTCGACACCGACTCCAAGGATTCCACCCGCTATCTGCTGCACCTGTCGCAGTCCGGGCTGGGCCTGCCCGACGAGTCCTACTACCGCGACGACGCGCACGCGGCGGTGCTGGCCGAATACCCGCGCCACATCGCCCGGATGCTGCGGCTGGTCTTCGGCGATCAGTACGGCGCCGAGGACACCGCCGAGCGGATCGTGGCGCTGGAGACCAAGCTGGCCGCGGCGCACTGGGACGTGGTCCGGCGCCGCGATGCGGAGCTGTCCTACAACCTGCGCACCTTCACCGAATTGTCTGATCAGGCAACGGGATTCGATTGGTCCGGCTGGCTCGGCGGGCTCGGCCTCGACCGGCAGCGGGCCGCCGAGTTGGTGCTGCGCCAACCCGACTACCTGAGCGCGTTCGCCGCGCTGTGGGCCGGCGAATCGCTGTCGGACTGGCAGGATTGGGCCCGCTGGCGGATCATCCACGCCCGCGCGGGTTTTCTCACCGATGCGCTGGTCAGTGAGGACTTCGCCTTCTACGGCCGCACCCTCAGCGGCACCGAGGAGATCCGGGACCGCTGGAAGCGCGGGGTGTCGCTGGTCGAGTCGCTGATGGGTGAGGCGCTGGGCAAACTGTATGTGGCGCGGCATTTCCCGCCCGGGCACAAGGCCCGGATGGACGAGCTGGTGGGCAACCTGCGCGAGGCCTACCGGGCCAGCATCACCGATCTGGAGTGGATGACCCCGCAGACCCGGCAGCGGGCGCTGGCCAAGCTCGACAGGTTCACCGCCAAGATCGGTTATCCGCCGAAGTGGCGCGACTATTCGGCGTTCGAGGTCGCGCGTGACGACCTGTACGGCAACTACCGCCGGGGCTACGCGGTGAACTATGACCACGAGCTGGGCAAGCTCGGCGGGCCGGTCGACCACGACGAATGGTTCATGACGCCGCAGACGGTGAATGCTTACTACAACCCGGGGATGAACGAGATCGTCTTCCCGGCGGCCATCCTGCAGCCGCCGTTCTTCGACGCCGACGCCGACGACGCCGCCAACTACGGCGGCATCGGCGCGGTGATCGGGCACGAGATCGGGCACGGCTTCGACGATCAGGGCGCCAAGTACGACGGCGACGGCAACCTGGTGGACTGGTGGACCGACGCCGACCGCGCGGAATTCGGTTTGCGGACGGCGGCGCTGATCTCCCAGTACGACGAGTTCTCGCCGGCCGCACTGGGTTCCGAGCATCACGTCAACGGCGCCTTCACGGTGGGTGAGAACATCGGCGACCTGGGTGGCCTGTCGATCGCGCTGCTGGCCTACCGGCTGTCGCTGGCCGGTCGGGAGGCCCCGGTGATCGACGGGCTGACCGGCGTGCAGCGGGTGTTCTTCGGCTGGGCGCAGGTGTGGCGGACCAAATCTCGGGACGCCGAGGCGATCCGGCGGCTGGCCACCGATCCACATTCGCCGCCGGAGTTCCGCTGCAACGGCGTGATCCGCAACATCGACGAGTTCTACGAGGCGTTCGCGGTGACCGCGGACGACGAGTTGTTCCTGGAGCCCGAGCACCGGGTCCGGATCTGGAGCTGA
- a CDS encoding heme-binding protein, producing the protein MKLSVRRGAAALIGSGTLLGALAFAVAPTALADDPPPPPNCTAADFAGVNSGVSAATSAYLFTHPDVNAFFTGLHGKPRTEIKSDVQDYFNANPQARDELTNIRQPLADIKNRCGFSNVAPTP; encoded by the coding sequence ATGAAGCTGTCTGTCCGCCGCGGGGCCGCCGCGCTGATCGGCTCCGGCACTCTGCTCGGTGCGCTGGCGTTCGCCGTGGCCCCGACGGCCCTGGCCGACGATCCGCCGCCGCCGCCGAACTGCACCGCCGCCGATTTCGCCGGCGTCAACTCCGGGGTCTCGGCGGCCACCTCGGCGTACCTGTTCACCCACCCGGACGTCAACGCGTTCTTCACCGGCCTGCACGGGAAGCCGCGCACCGAGATCAAGAGCGACGTGCAGGACTACTTCAACGCGAACCCGCAGGCCCGCGACGAGCTGACCAACATCCGTCAGCCGCTGGCCGACATCAAGAATCGGTGCGGCTTCTCCAACGTCGCGCCCACGCCCTAG
- a CDS encoding M23 family metallopeptidase — MRRNPLLTAVLAGALLLAGCGSKDTASGPPPALPPAEPTALIGTVLAEPVPVAATDGRTHLAYELRLTNATGGNVTLTSLTARDGDRQLLTLSGDNLKYWTRALGAPGTPTTVLGPGQSATVWLDIAVDGAAVPEQLTHAVELSVAKPVPGLIAASATQQVAPTAVSSRTPISLAPPLDGAGWMDINGCCGMTSHRMALNPINGSLWAAERFAVDYLQLDGNTRIATGDPAALTSYPYYGAPVHAVADATVRAVRDDLPDQTPGKAPGGLALDQYPGNYVVLDLGDGNHALYAHLKPGSVAVKPGDRVTRGQSLAELGNSGNSTAPHLHFQVMDGPDPLAANGLPFVIDSFRLSQRVAGDPDLDRLLAAQPAKLTPGFAKRDLTEVGPLVWDVMDYSVSQ; from the coding sequence ATGAGGCGAAACCCGCTGTTGACCGCCGTATTGGCCGGCGCCTTGCTGCTGGCCGGCTGCGGATCGAAGGACACCGCGTCGGGCCCGCCGCCGGCACTGCCGCCGGCCGAGCCGACGGCACTGATCGGCACCGTGCTGGCCGAGCCGGTACCGGTGGCGGCCACCGACGGCCGCACCCACCTGGCCTACGAGCTGCGGCTGACCAACGCGACGGGCGGCAACGTCACCCTCACCTCGCTGACCGCCCGCGACGGCGACCGGCAGCTGCTGACGCTGTCCGGGGACAACCTGAAGTACTGGACCCGCGCGCTCGGTGCGCCCGGCACCCCGACGACGGTGCTCGGGCCCGGGCAGTCCGCGACGGTGTGGCTGGACATCGCCGTCGACGGCGCCGCGGTGCCCGAACAGCTCACCCACGCGGTGGAGCTGAGCGTCGCCAAACCGGTACCGGGGCTGATCGCGGCCTCGGCCACCCAGCAGGTCGCGCCGACCGCGGTGTCGAGCCGGACGCCGATCAGCCTGGCGCCGCCGCTGGACGGCGCCGGCTGGATGGACATCAACGGCTGCTGCGGCATGACCTCGCACCGGATGGCGCTCAACCCGATCAACGGGTCGCTGTGGGCGGCCGAACGCTTCGCCGTCGACTACCTGCAGCTCGACGGGAACACTCGGATCGCGACCGGGGACCCGGCGGCGCTGACCAGCTACCCGTACTACGGGGCGCCGGTGCACGCCGTCGCCGACGCGACGGTGCGCGCGGTCCGCGACGATCTGCCCGATCAGACCCCCGGCAAGGCCCCCGGCGGGCTGGCGCTGGATCAGTACCCGGGCAACTATGTGGTGCTCGACCTGGGCGACGGCAACCACGCGCTCTACGCGCACCTCAAGCCGGGCAGCGTCGCGGTCAAACCCGGCGACCGGGTCACCCGCGGGCAGTCGCTGGCCGAGCTGGGCAACTCCGGCAACAGCACCGCGCCGCATCTGCATTTCCAGGTGATGGACGGCCCCGACCCGCTGGCCGCCAATGGGCTGCCGTTCGTGATCGACAGTTTCCGGCTCTCCCAGCGGGTGGCCGGCGACCCGGATCTGGACCGGCTGCTCGCCGCGCAGCCGGCGAAGCTGACCCCCGGCTTCGCCAAGCGCGACCTCACCGAGGTCGGGCCGCTGGTCTGGGATGTGATGGATTACTCTGTCTCACAATGA
- a CDS encoding DUF3054 domain-containing protein: MIVAAVVLDVVAVLVFCAVGRRSHAEAATLAGLAQTAWPFLAGAAVGWVAARAWRNPIALLPAGVSIWVATVAVGMVLRAVSGQTVAPSFIVVASIATAVLLLGWRAVAALLVRR, translated from the coding sequence ATGATCGTCGCGGCGGTGGTTCTCGACGTCGTCGCCGTGCTGGTGTTCTGCGCGGTCGGCCGGCGCAGTCACGCCGAGGCGGCCACCCTGGCGGGTTTGGCGCAGACCGCCTGGCCGTTTCTGGCCGGGGCCGCGGTGGGCTGGGTCGCCGCGCGGGCCTGGCGCAATCCGATCGCACTGCTGCCCGCCGGCGTGAGCATCTGGGTGGCCACCGTCGCGGTCGGGATGGTGCTGCGGGCGGTCTCCGGGCAGACCGTGGCCCCGAGCTTCATCGTGGTCGCCTCGATCGCCACCGCGGTGCTGCTGCTCGGCTGGCGGGCGGTTGCCGCCCTTCTGGTTCGCCGCTGA
- a CDS encoding hemophore, with product MIRTVRRHPVSGAALAAAPLLAAALAVAPMAVAAPDSGTPDAGTPGTADPCSASEISKTMSAVSLDTGNYLDANPDTNRALTAIAAKPGDPRAVAAVQAYFEKNPRAGRDLQLIQQPLSALSSKCGMPIAMPQMLGLVQAAQQPGAVTPPSLTQVGSTPATPGLSIVPVVTPPVPAATPPAPVATPRVPAATPPVPAATPLVPVGRPQSPAMIAR from the coding sequence GTGATTCGCACCGTTCGTCGTCATCCCGTCTCGGGCGCAGCGCTGGCCGCCGCGCCGCTGCTGGCGGCCGCGCTGGCCGTCGCGCCGATGGCGGTGGCTGCCCCCGACTCAGGGACCCCCGACGCGGGCACGCCGGGCACCGCCGATCCGTGCTCGGCCAGCGAGATCTCCAAGACGATGAGCGCGGTGTCGTTGGACACCGGCAACTACCTGGACGCGAACCCGGACACCAACCGGGCGCTGACCGCGATCGCCGCCAAGCCCGGTGATCCGCGGGCGGTTGCGGCCGTGCAGGCCTACTTCGAGAAGAACCCGCGGGCCGGCCGGGATCTGCAGCTCATCCAGCAACCGCTGAGCGCGCTGTCCAGTAAGTGCGGCATGCCGATCGCGATGCCGCAGATGCTGGGCCTGGTGCAGGCCGCCCAGCAGCCCGGTGCGGTGACGCCGCCGTCGCTGACGCAGGTCGGCAGCACGCCGGCGACCCCGGGCCTGTCGATCGTGCCGGTGGTCACCCCGCCGGTGCCCGCCGCCACCCCGCCGGCTCCGGTGGCCACCCCGCGGGTGCCTGCCGCGACGCCGCCGGTGCCCGCCGCCACCCCGCTGGTGCCGGTCGGGCGACCCCAGTCGCCGGCCATGATCGCGCGCTGA
- a CDS encoding transcriptional regulator yields MTLTASDTGDLGRPAAERPPSDSGRPVEFWSTAAIRAALEDGDISVWQRIVVAVKRDPFGRTSRQVEEVLETNRSDGSELRGIAKAMHEVLTRSRTHLEATERAEVSRHVRMLLDRSGLTQREFASRIGVAATQFADHLAGTDCPPASLMIRMRRLSDRFAKMRAQREHPTQG; encoded by the coding sequence GTGACGTTGACCGCCAGCGATACCGGCGACCTCGGCCGCCCCGCCGCCGAGCGTCCGCCCTCCGACAGCGGCCGTCCGGTCGAGTTCTGGTCGACGGCCGCCATCCGGGCGGCCCTGGAGGACGGCGACATCTCGGTGTGGCAGCGCATCGTCGTCGCGGTCAAGCGGGACCCGTTCGGCCGCACCTCCCGGCAGGTCGAGGAGGTGCTGGAGACCAACCGGTCCGACGGCAGCGAGCTGCGCGGCATCGCCAAGGCCATGCACGAGGTACTGACCCGGTCGCGGACCCATCTGGAGGCCACCGAACGCGCCGAGGTGTCCCGGCACGTCCGGATGCTGCTGGACCGCTCCGGGTTGACCCAGCGTGAGTTCGCCTCCCGGATCGGGGTGGCCGCCACCCAGTTCGCCGACCACCTGGCCGGCACCGACTGCCCGCCGGCCTCGCTGATGATCCGGATGCGCCGGCTCTCGGACCGGTTCGCCAAGATGCGCGCGCAGCGCGAGCACCCCACCCAGGGGTAG